Within the Catalinimonas niigatensis genome, the region ATTGCAGCTGCGTGATATAGAAGGATACTCTTACGAGGAAATCAGTGAAATTCTAAATGTCAGCCTGGGGCAGGTGAAAGTTAATTTATTCAGAGCCAGACAAAATTTGAAAAAGAATCTGCAAAGCATAGATGCTTATGGAATTACAAAAGATTGAACAACTGCTGGAAAAGTACTGGGATGGAGATACCAATCTGAAAGAAGAGCAGGCGCTTCAACACTTCTTTTCCGAAGAAGAGGTGCCGGATCACTTGCAAGGAGTAGCAAGCTTATTCCGTACTTTCAAAACAGATAGGCAGTTCAAAACCCTGGATAACAGCTTTGATAAAGCCCTTATCCATACCCTGGAAAAGTCAGGTTCTGCCTGGAATTTCAGGTCAATTCTTAGAATAGCAGCCGCTGTTACTTTATTAATAGCTTCTGTTTTTCTGGTGAAAGATTATATGCATGAGCAGGCAGAAACTACCGCTGAGGCTACTGAAACTATAGCCAATACGGATGAAGATCCAAAACTGGCTTATGAACAGACCAGACAGGCGCTCTTACTCATTTCCACTATGATGAACGAGGGTACACAGCACATTGAGAAACTAGAAAATTTTAGTGAAGCACAAGAAAAAATTAAAGAGAACACATTATGAAATGCCTTAAAACAAATATTTAAAGGGCATTCCATCCCGGCGGGGAATCGCTCACCATTAAAAAACATTTAAATGAAAAAGCTTATCATAACCATCATCGCTATGCAACTGCTTGCCTTTGGTGTGCAGGCACAAAACTCAGCCATAGCCTCACTTTTTGACAAATACGCTGATAATGAAGACTTTACCAAGGTGAGTATCAACAGCAAAATGTTTGACCTCTTTACCGAATTTGAGCCGGATGATCCTGATACCAAGGAAATGGCCAATGCCATCAGTAAACTTAAAGGACTGAAAATTCTGGCTGCGGATAGTATTGGCAATGCGCAAAAGTATTATAAGGAAGCCAAAGCCAGTATCCAGAAAAGTAACTTTGAAGAGCTGATGTCTATCCGCGATGGAAAAGACGATATGATCTTCATGATACAGGAAGAAGGTGGAAAGATCAGCGAATTACTCATGCTGGTAGGCGGTGACTATAAATTTGTGGCCATGAGTCTCTTTGGTGAGATAGACCTCAAGCAGATTTCCAAGCTTTCTAAAGGTATGAAGATAGATGGCATGCAGTACCTGGAGAATATTGACGAGAAAAAGGAAAGCAATAAATAACAATATGCAGGGATTTGATTAATCAAATCCCTGCATATATCAACACAACCCAATCCAAGATGAAAGCTTTTTTGATCACAGCATTTGCCCTACTGCTTTTCTGCTTTGAAATAAATGCCCAAAGTAAAACTGTTGCCCGGTTTTTAGAGAAGCATAAACCCAGCACTTCATTTTACTTTTACCCCAGTACGCTGCGTATGATCAACCGGGAAAATAACCCTGATTATCAACGGTTGGTCCGCAATATTGAAAAGCTTAGCTTCCTGACTTTTGAGAAGAAGAACGCAAATCTTAGCAGTTCAGACTTTCAAAATCTTAAGAAACAGTTGGCTTCAGAGAAATTTGAAGAGCTGTTTACTATGAACGATCAGAAGAATCACATTTATGTATACGTCCAGGGAGATGATCCTGAAGCCTACATTTCGGTGGTGGAAAGTGACAGTTCACTCATGCTCTTTGACATGCAGGGCGCACCTCACCTGCCTTCCCTGATGAAACTGATCCAAAGTGATTTCAATTTTGGAAAGGTTGCAGAATTGTCTAGCCAGTTTTTTAAAGATGACGATGAGGTAGAGGTAAAAAATCAACCGAAATGAGCGTGAATACTATATTATCCATACAGGATTTACACAAACGCTACGGCAAAATACATGCAGTCAACGGACTCTCCCTGGAAATAAAGGAAGGTTCTGTTTTCGGCATTTTAGGCCCTAATGGTAGTGGTAAGTCCACTACTCTTGGAATTCTGTTAGATGTAGTTGCCAAAGATAGTGGCAGCTTCCAGTGGTTTGGGCAGGCATCTTCTCCTGAAGTACGTAAGCAGATCGGAGCCATTCTGGAAACGCCTACCTTTTACCCTTACCTATCAGCCGTTCAAAACCTGAAGGTCGTAGCCAAAATCAAAGGAGTAGATTACCTAAGAATAGAGCAGGTACTGAAAATCGTGGGACTCCTGGAACGCAAAGATGATCCTTTCAAACATTATTCTTTGGGCATGAAACAGCGCCTCGCCATCGCTTCTGCCCTGCTCGCCGATCCTAAAGTAATGATCCTGGATGAACCTACCAACGGACTTGATCCACAGGGCATTGCTGAGATCCGCCAACTCATCATAGAAATAGCCAGAAGAGGAAAAACGATCATCCTTGCCAGTCACCTGCTGGATGAGGTGCAGAAAGTCTGCTCTCATTTTGCGGTACTAAAAAAAGGGAGGAAAATCTTTAGTGGTACTGTGGCGGAAGCGCTTTACGGCTCTGATACGGTGGAAGTAGCGGCTGCTGATATGGAGCAATTACAGAGAACTGCTTCGGAATTCCCTTACCTCAAGGGAATGGTGCGTGAGAATGGTCATCTGAAATTACAGTTGGATCAATCGCAGCATAGTGGTGATCTCAATCGTTTTCTGGTGGAGAAAGGGATCGTCCTTTCTCATCTTTCGCAGCAGGCCAAAAGCCTGGAAAAACAATTTTTAGAACTCTTAGCCTCATCCGATGAATAGATTACTCACCATAGAATGGCTTAAACTGAAGCACTATCGCCCGTTCTGGATTCTGACCGGCTTGTATTTTCTGGTCCTTGCATTGGTATGTTCCAGTGTCATGCTTTATCTGGAATACCTGGAAAGTCGTGGAGCCTCCTTTGAAGGTCTCAGCCCTGCCATGATTCCTTTTTACGATTTTTCCGACATTTGGCACAACCTCACATACATGGCCACTTTCTTCAAGATCTTCCTGGGCTTCATCGTAGTTATCTCTATCTGTAATGAATGGAGCTTTCGTACCATAAGGCAAAATATTATTGATGGTTTAGACAAATGGGAGTTTCTGGCTTCCAAACTGATTGTGATCTTCCTGCTGGCTATGGCCAATGTACTGTTCATTTTTGTATTGGGCATGGTACTGGGCACCATCTATTCTCCCGTACAAGGGATAGATGTAATTTTCCAGAATTTTGAGTTTGTTCCTGCTTACTTCCTGGATGTCTTTGCTTTTCTACTTTTCTCTCTGCTGATTGGTATGCTCATCAAAAAGACCGGCTTTGCCATTGTATTGCTGGCTTTTTATGGCTTATTCATTGAGCCTATCGGCGTCCTGATCCTGTCCAATACATATGATCAATATACTTTTTATGAATACTTACCGATCCGTGCAATCAATAAGCTGATTACTTTTCCCTATATCAAATATGCTTTCCAGGAAGTAAAAGACTATCTCATCTGGCATGAAGTTTTACTGGTGCTGGCTTATTGTCTCCTCTTTGTTTTCCTGAGTTTCCGCATTCTCAAAACAAGAGATGTATCATAAAAACATATAGTTATGCCAGTTTTTAAATAACTGGCATAACTAAAATTGTACGTCCTAAGCTAGCTCTGACATACTCACCTCAGGTATATCCTTCTGAGCCACCTGCTTTAGGGGCTGATAAGCTTTTCTATCGTACTGATATCCTTGTTTCGTCAAAGGCCACAACATGGGTGACAAAAACATAATGGTTGCCTGATAGCCCTGCACAATCGCCCCCATATTTCCGGTGGCTTTGGAAAGCACTGCTTCATTTTCTATTTCAAAAGGACCTTCAAATCCTTTCTCTTTCAGCGTATCTACAAATCTCCTCCAGTCCATACTGTCTGATCCGCCAAAACCGGGAAGCATAGCCTCATAATTATGGCGGTCCCACTCATGATCAGGAAGAGGAACACCCGCTTTTTGTGCTAAATTTTGATCCACCTGTTGCACCGGATACATGCCTCCCCAGTGTATTTGTTTTTCATTTTTCAAGTTTCGTGTTGCTTTGACATGTATCCGTTTCACCCGTTCTATATTTGTAGCTTTGATCACTTCTACCGGATCGGTATGTTGCCATACATCGTGGGAAGGATCATAAATTTCGCCGTGAGCTGGGCTGGGGATCATTTCATACATCAGCTTGCGGGCTGCTAACACTCCGGTGAGGTTATTAAACGTTCCAGTATATGCCGCTGAGCGCCAGCCTTCCATCGGGCAGTTTTCGTAGATCACGGTTACCCCTAAATCTTCAGCATATTTGATAATGGGCGTAAAGATTTTCTGATATCTTTCCAGATTTTTCTGAAAGCCATTTTCCAGGTTGCCCAACTCATGATTGTAACCGACGAAAGTCCCTACCGTTACATCATTTTCATCACCGCCCAGCAGATGTGCTATTCTAATCAAACGGAGCAGGTGATTTTGATTCTTGACCTGCTGCTCAGGATTACCTCCTATACAGTTTTCAAAAGCACCGATAGAAACTTTTAAGCCAACTTTGTTAAATGCATCAGTTACCTTCCTGGCTGAGTCTAGGGTAAAGCTTTCATAGTCAAGATGCGTAGCGACATGATCCGTACGGGTGCCATCCCGGCGAAAAACACACAGGTCAATTCCCTGTGCACCTACTTCTTGTGCTTTCAGTAACACTTCTGAAAAACTTAGGCTATCAAATGCCGAACTCATGATCCAGATGGGATTATTCATATGTACTAAATTTTATCATTAATAAAAGAGTAAGTATACTTTGTAACTAATAACATAATAAAACCTGTAAAATAGAATTAAAAAGCTTATAAGAGTATTAGGTTTAAGCTAAAATTGAAGATATTAGCGCAACAGTATAAGTAAGATTAAATCCAATATTCTATCAGAAAGGAGCTAAATGTTTTATACCTTGTCAATGTTTAGGTAAGACTGTAGGTAGAGGCATCAATGTATTACTTAAATATCCGCATCTCTTAATGATGAAATCTTTATCTCTTTTCTTTTTTTTTCTGCTTACCAGCAATATCATATTGGCTCAACAGCTAGAGAAAATTGATAGTCTTGTTTCAGAGCTTAAACTGTCTTCCGATAAAGAGAAAATAGATCTTTTAAATCAGATTGGTTGGGAGTATCGCCTTTCTTATCCTGACAGCACACTTTTTTATTGTCAAAAAGCCATAGACCTAAGCTTAGAGTTAGGGCTTCGTCATGGAATAGCCCAGGCTCATAACTATATGGGAGTGGCTTCAGTCTATCAGGGCAAGTATTCGGAAGCCTTTATTTATCATAAGCAAGCACAAAATGAAGCCAATGCGGTAAAAGACTTTGCGCAAGTTGCCCATGCTTACAATAGCTTGGGAAGGTTGTTCTTTTCTCAGGGTGATCAGATTGAATCACATGGATTCTACCACAAAGCATTAGAAATTTTTGAGAAAATCAATGATCGTCAGGGAGCTGGATATTGCTACAAAAGCCTTGCTCAGCTATATACTTTACGAAACGAGTTTGCCAAGGCCCAGGAAATGCTCCAAAAAGCATTAAGTATCCGTCAGGAGCTCAAGGATAGCCGCGGAATGATATCGGTATACGAGGAACTTGCTATGATAGCAAAAGAACAATTTGATTATCCTCAAGCGCATGATTATCTTCAGAAAGCCAAAGATTTGAGCACAGCATCAGGGGATCAGATCAGTGTAGCTGAGATTGACCTGAGCATGTCTAGTCTTTATCTGGAACAAGATGACTATCAGAAAGCACTGATTACCAGTCTGGCAGCGCTAACCATTGCTCAAAGCCTGGACAATCAACAGCTACTAACCGATATTAATCTTTTGTTAGGCCAAATTTATTTACATAAAGGAAATTTATATACTGCTCGACAGCACCTGGAGAAAGTAATAGAATATGCTGATCAAAGTAAGTTGCTAAGTCCACTGACTGACGCCCACTATTATCTCGCACAGGTTCACGAACAGTTACAAGCTTATCAGAAGGCTCTTTTCTACCATAAAAAATATATTACTTACAAAGACTCTCTGTTCAACGTTGAAAAAGCAAAGAACATGGAACGCCTTGAGACACGTTTGTTATTGAGTCAAAAAGAATATGAGTATAACTTATTGGAAGCTTCTGCCGCACAACAAGAATTCATTCTGG harbors:
- a CDS encoding ABC transporter ATP-binding protein; the protein is MNTILSIQDLHKRYGKIHAVNGLSLEIKEGSVFGILGPNGSGKSTTLGILLDVVAKDSGSFQWFGQASSPEVRKQIGAILETPTFYPYLSAVQNLKVVAKIKGVDYLRIEQVLKIVGLLERKDDPFKHYSLGMKQRLAIASALLADPKVMILDEPTNGLDPQGIAEIRQLIIEIARRGKTIILASHLLDEVQKVCSHFAVLKKGRKIFSGTVAEALYGSDTVEVAAADMEQLQRTASEFPYLKGMVRENGHLKLQLDQSQHSGDLNRFLVEKGIVLSHLSQQAKSLEKQFLELLASSDE
- a CDS encoding DUF4252 domain-containing protein — its product is MKAFLITAFALLLFCFEINAQSKTVARFLEKHKPSTSFYFYPSTLRMINRENNPDYQRLVRNIEKLSFLTFEKKNANLSSSDFQNLKKQLASEKFEELFTMNDQKNHIYVYVQGDDPEAYISVVESDSSLMLFDMQGAPHLPSLMKLIQSDFNFGKVAELSSQFFKDDDEVEVKNQPK
- a CDS encoding tetratricopeptide repeat-containing sensor histidine kinase; amino-acid sequence: MMKSLSLFFFFLLTSNIILAQQLEKIDSLVSELKLSSDKEKIDLLNQIGWEYRLSYPDSTLFYCQKAIDLSLELGLRHGIAQAHNYMGVASVYQGKYSEAFIYHKQAQNEANAVKDFAQVAHAYNSLGRLFFSQGDQIESHGFYHKALEIFEKINDRQGAGYCYKSLAQLYTLRNEFAKAQEMLQKALSIRQELKDSRGMISVYEELAMIAKEQFDYPQAHDYLQKAKDLSTASGDQISVAEIDLSMSSLYLEQDDYQKALITSLAALTIAQSLDNQQLLTDINLLLGQIYLHKGNLYTARQHLEKVIEYADQSKLLSPLTDAHYYLAQVHEQLQAYQKALFYHKKYITYKDSLFNVEKAKNMERLETRLLLSQKEYEYNLLEASAAQQEFILEQERSKNVAQSIVIVLTLVLLSVVVIFYNRSKTQNRLLEIRKAKIEKQHHEISLQNDKISEQYLQMELQNKKLKLLNQEKDTLMNMVAHDLKSPLNRLSGLSDLLLLPDQNHHEREKYASLIKETSQEGVNLVKDLLDINAFTNTSGINYADLNLKYFLEEQAKAHLSDAEAKEINLHVQCDASIIFRSDAIYLSRVLDNLISNAIKYSYTKTNIYIIGGTIGKEQVMIGVKDQGPGFSHEDKKHLYKKFKKLSARPTSGESSHGLGLAIIKTLVDKMNGSIHLESEVGQGSEFILRFPIKEAVSIS
- a CDS encoding ABC transporter permease; this encodes MNRLLTIEWLKLKHYRPFWILTGLYFLVLALVCSSVMLYLEYLESRGASFEGLSPAMIPFYDFSDIWHNLTYMATFFKIFLGFIVVISICNEWSFRTIRQNIIDGLDKWEFLASKLIVIFLLAMANVLFIFVLGMVLGTIYSPVQGIDVIFQNFEFVPAYFLDVFAFLLFSLLIGMLIKKTGFAIVLLAFYGLFIEPIGVLILSNTYDQYTFYEYLPIRAINKLITFPYIKYAFQEVKDYLIWHEVLLVLAYCLLFVFLSFRILKTRDVS
- a CDS encoding sugar phosphate isomerase/epimerase family protein, with the translated sequence MNNPIWIMSSAFDSLSFSEVLLKAQEVGAQGIDLCVFRRDGTRTDHVATHLDYESFTLDSARKVTDAFNKVGLKVSIGAFENCIGGNPEQQVKNQNHLLRLIRIAHLLGGDENDVTVGTFVGYNHELGNLENGFQKNLERYQKIFTPIIKYAEDLGVTVIYENCPMEGWRSAAYTGTFNNLTGVLAARKLMYEMIPSPAHGEIYDPSHDVWQHTDPVEVIKATNIERVKRIHVKATRNLKNEKQIHWGGMYPVQQVDQNLAQKAGVPLPDHEWDRHNYEAMLPGFGGSDSMDWRRFVDTLKEKGFEGPFEIENEAVLSKATGNMGAIVQGYQATIMFLSPMLWPLTKQGYQYDRKAYQPLKQVAQKDIPEVSMSELA
- a CDS encoding DUF4252 domain-containing protein; its protein translation is MKKLIITIIAMQLLAFGVQAQNSAIASLFDKYADNEDFTKVSINSKMFDLFTEFEPDDPDTKEMANAISKLKGLKILAADSIGNAQKYYKEAKASIQKSNFEELMSIRDGKDDMIFMIQEEGGKISELLMLVGGDYKFVAMSLFGEIDLKQISKLSKGMKIDGMQYLENIDEKKESNK